The following are encoded in a window of Thermodesulfobacteriota bacterium genomic DNA:
- a CDS encoding type II toxin-antitoxin system HicA family toxin has translation MTQWPSTKAKRVLAALLRIGWGIKRQSGSHRTLSRPGWPDVVFAFHDNEEIGSRMLARIAKVTGLKPDDL, from the coding sequence ATGACTCAATGGCCCTCTACAAAAGCTAAACGCGTACTCGCAGCACTTCTACGCATCGGCTGGGGTATCAAACGTCAATCCGGCTCACATCGCACACTCTCTCGACCTGGCTGGCCGGATGTAGTCTTTGCATTTCATGACAATGAGGAAATAGGATCACGTATGCTTGCCCGTATTGCAAAAGTAACAGGTTTAAAACCGGACGACTTGTAA
- a CDS encoding class I SAM-dependent DNA methyltransferase gives MARSSSKKNDTAANLGFEAKLWKAADALRGSMDAAEYKHVVLGLIFLKYISDAFEEHHTKLEKERVQGADPEDPDEYRALNIFWVPPEARWSHLKAQAKQSTIGQLVDDAMAGIERDNPSLKGVLPKDYARPALDKQRLGQLIDLISNISVGYTDNRSKDILGRVYEYFLSEFASAEGKKGGEFYTPRCIVRLLVEMLEPYKGRVYDPCCGSSGMFVQSVEFIQAHANSNGNGGKVRSDISIYGQESNYTTWRLARMNLAIRGIDGQIAHGDSFHNDRFPDLKADYILANPPFNVSDWRGELLRNDKRWKYGVPPVGNANFAWVQHIIHHLAPMGLAGFVLANGSMSSNQSGEGEIRRNIIEADLVDCMVALPGQLFYSTQIPACLWFLARDKSGKSPSPSMGEGRGGGERFRDRRGEILFIDARKLGRMVDRTHRELTDEEIAKIANTYHAWRGEKISPSPLAGEGQGEGEYKDIPGFCKSAKIEEIRKHGYVLTPGRYVGAEAQEAGGEPFEEKMTRLTKQLEKQFAESAKLEGIIKKNLKELGYG, from the coding sequence ATGGCAAGGAGTTCGAGCAAGAAGAACGACACTGCTGCCAACCTCGGTTTTGAAGCCAAGCTCTGGAAGGCCGCCGATGCCCTGCGCGGTAGCATGGACGCCGCCGAGTACAAGCATGTTGTCCTTGGCCTTATTTTCTTAAAATACATTTCAGACGCTTTCGAAGAACACCACACCAAGCTCGAAAAAGAGCGCGTACAGGGTGCAGACCCCGAAGACCCGGACGAGTATCGGGCCTTGAATATCTTTTGGGTGCCACCCGAGGCGCGCTGGTCTCACCTCAAGGCTCAAGCAAAGCAGTCTACAATCGGACAACTCGTAGACGATGCAATGGCCGGCATCGAGCGAGACAACCCTTCACTCAAAGGCGTTTTGCCAAAAGACTATGCCCGCCCTGCTCTCGACAAACAAAGGCTTGGCCAACTTATCGACCTCATTAGCAACATCAGCGTAGGCTATACGGATAACCGCTCCAAGGACATTCTAGGCCGGGTCTACGAGTATTTCCTCTCCGAGTTCGCCAGCGCCGAAGGGAAGAAGGGTGGAGAATTCTACACCCCACGCTGTATAGTACGTTTACTGGTTGAGATGCTGGAACCGTATAAAGGACGTGTGTATGACCCTTGCTGTGGGTCCTCCGGCATGTTCGTCCAGTCCGTTGAATTCATACAGGCTCATGCTAACAGCAACGGCAACGGCGGCAAGGTAAGGAGTGATATCAGTATCTACGGTCAGGAATCAAACTACACCACCTGGCGATTGGCGCGCATGAACCTGGCTATCCGAGGCATCGACGGCCAGATCGCCCATGGTGACAGTTTCCATAACGATCGCTTTCCCGACTTAAAGGCAGATTATATACTCGCTAATCCACCCTTTAACGTGAGTGACTGGCGAGGCGAACTGCTTCGCAATGACAAGCGCTGGAAGTACGGCGTCCCGCCCGTTGGTAATGCCAACTTCGCCTGGGTACAGCATATCATCCACCACCTGGCGCCAATGGGTTTAGCCGGATTCGTTCTTGCCAACGGATCAATGTCCTCGAACCAGTCCGGCGAAGGCGAGATTCGTAGGAACATCATCGAGGCAGACCTCGTTGACTGTATGGTAGCACTCCCGGGCCAGCTCTTTTATTCGACACAGATTCCAGCCTGTCTCTGGTTCCTTGCACGTGACAAATCCGGAAAATCTCCCTCCCCATCGATGGGGGAGGGTCGGGGTGGGGGTGAACGATTCCGTGACCGCCGGGGTGAAATACTCTTCATCGACGCCCGCAAACTCGGCCGCATGGTGGACCGCACCCATCGCGAGTTGACCGACGAAGAGATCGCCAAAATCGCTAATACCTATCACGCCTGGCGTGGCGAAAAAATTTCTCCCTCTCCCCTCGCGGGAGAGGGTCAGGGTGAGGGGGAATACAAAGACATCCCTGGCTTCTGCAAGAGTGCTAAAATCGAGGAAATTCGGAAGCACGGCTACGTGCTCACACCAGGACGCTATGTGGGCGCAGAAGCGCAGGAGGCGGGTGGCGAGCCGTTTGAAGAAAAAATGACGCGGCTGACAAAGCAACTGGAAAAGCAATTCGCGGAGAGCGCAAAGTTGGAGGGTATCATTAAGAAGAACCTGAAGGAGCTGGGTTATGGCTGA